In the genome of Desulfuromonas acetexigens, one region contains:
- a CDS encoding DUF167 domain-containing protein, producing the protein MSPFARQESAGVVLQLWVQPRASKNELVEVRDGALKVRLTSPPVEGAANDLCREYIAKLLGVPRGDVQLVAGERSRHKRLLISGCAVDEVRKRIETMIK; encoded by the coding sequence ATGTCTCCCTTTGCTCGCCAGGAGTCCGCCGGCGTCGTTTTACAGCTGTGGGTTCAGCCTCGGGCGAGCAAAAACGAACTGGTGGAAGTTCGGGACGGCGCCCTCAAGGTCCGGTTGACTTCACCGCCGGTGGAGGGTGCGGCCAATGATTTGTGTCGGGAGTATATCGCCAAACTGTTGGGCGTTCCCCGGGGGGATGTTCAGCTGGTCGCCGGCGAACGTTCCCGCCATAAGCGATTGCTGATCAGTGGTTGTGCTGTCGATGAAGTGCGTAAGCGCATTGAAACAATGATTAAATAG
- a CDS encoding cytochrome C, with amino-acid sequence MEREKKKGCRVITLLAVMAVVMLSISCVKPVAESQAAPAPATEATPVPAVAPAPAPPAPAASAPSVSNPYAAPVEKMTTAQCGSCHTSYFQALKNEGGRHQFDCVNCHVVYHAYNPNRNNWADIMPKCESCHTLPHGPTQTECLSCHSNPHKPVGVPLSDRLTQNCASCHAGPAAELQQFPSKHTMVACVDCHSERHGNIPSCFVCHEGHYPEQPLESCLPCHPVHKPRQIVFTENTELKTCSGCHSSVYGVWSGSQSKHAQVSCVACHEQHALIPQCSQCHGEMPHNAALHTKFPDCLTCHLDPHDPPVKTQ; translated from the coding sequence ATGGAGAGAGAGAAGAAAAAGGGTTGCAGAGTCATAACGCTCTTGGCGGTTATGGCTGTGGTAATGTTGTCGATTTCCTGCGTCAAACCCGTTGCCGAGTCCCAGGCGGCACCGGCGCCCGCGACCGAGGCGACGCCCGTTCCCGCTGTCGCGCCTGCGCCCGCACCTCCCGCGCCTGCCGCAAGTGCTCCTTCGGTGAGCAACCCCTATGCCGCTCCTGTCGAAAAGATGACCACGGCTCAGTGCGGGTCCTGCCACACCTCCTACTTCCAGGCGCTCAAGAACGAGGGCGGTCGTCATCAGTTTGACTGTGTCAACTGTCACGTCGTTTACCATGCCTATAATCCCAATCGCAACAATTGGGCTGACATTATGCCCAAGTGCGAAAGCTGTCACACGCTGCCCCATGGCCCCACGCAGACCGAATGTCTTTCCTGTCACAGCAATCCCCATAAGCCGGTGGGTGTGCCCCTCTCCGACCGTCTGACCCAGAACTGTGCTTCTTGTCACGCCGGTCCGGCTGCCGAGCTCCAGCAGTTCCCGAGCAAGCACACCATGGTCGCTTGTGTCGATTGCCACAGCGAGCGCCACGGCAATATTCCGTCGTGCTTTGTTTGTCACGAGGGGCACTATCCCGAGCAGCCTCTGGAAAGCTGTCTGCCCTGTCATCCGGTACATAAGCCCCGGCAGATTGTCTTCACCGAGAACACCGAGCTGAAAACCTGTTCCGGTTGTCATTCCAGCGTCTATGGTGTCTGGTCCGGCAGCCAGAGCAAGCATGCTCAGGTTTCGTGTGTGGCCTGCCATGAACAGCATGCGCTGATTCCCCAGTGCAGCCAGTGCCATGGCGAGATGCCGCATAACGCCGCGCTGCATACCAAGTTCCCCGATTGTCTGACCTGTCACCTGGATCCCCACGATCCGCCGGTCAAGACCCAGTAG
- a CDS encoding ribose-phosphate pyrophosphokinase: MVDKLKIFSGTSNLSLSREICGHLAVPLGSANVKNFSDGEIMVEIGENVRGRDVYVIQSTCAPSNNNLMELLVMTDALKRASAASITAVIPYFGYARQDRKVAPRTPITSKLVADLISVAGMDRLVTMDLHAGQIQGFFNIPVDHLYAAPVLLDDLNARFPDQRLVVVSPDAGGTERARAFAKRLDAGLAIIDKRRSGPNVSEVMNIIGDVSGETCVIVDDMIDTAGTLCQAAQALKDKGAHKVYACASHPVLSGPALDRINESCLEEVVVTNTVPLGEKPKLCGKLRVLSVAGLLAEAIRRIHGDESVSSLFV, encoded by the coding sequence ATGGTGGATAAATTAAAAATTTTTTCCGGCACCTCCAATCTGTCTCTGTCTCGGGAAATTTGCGGTCACCTTGCGGTTCCTTTGGGAAGTGCCAATGTGAAAAATTTTTCCGACGGCGAGATCATGGTGGAGATCGGCGAAAATGTTCGCGGTCGGGATGTCTATGTGATTCAGTCGACCTGTGCGCCCTCCAATAACAATCTCATGGAACTGCTCGTCATGACGGACGCCTTGAAACGGGCTTCGGCGGCGAGCATTACCGCAGTGATCCCTTATTTTGGCTATGCCCGGCAGGACCGCAAGGTGGCACCGCGTACGCCGATTACCAGTAAGTTGGTGGCGGATCTGATTTCCGTGGCCGGGATGGATCGTCTGGTGACGATGGATCTTCACGCCGGGCAGATTCAAGGCTTTTTCAATATTCCCGTCGATCATCTCTATGCGGCGCCAGTTCTTCTTGATGATCTCAACGCGCGTTTTCCCGATCAACGTTTGGTCGTCGTCTCTCCCGATGCCGGTGGTACGGAGCGGGCTCGCGCCTTCGCCAAGCGACTCGATGCCGGGCTGGCGATTATCGACAAACGTCGGAGCGGACCGAATGTTTCTGAAGTAATGAATATTATCGGTGATGTTTCCGGGGAAACCTGCGTAATCGTTGATGACATGATCGATACGGCCGGTACGCTCTGTCAGGCCGCCCAGGCACTGAAAGATAAAGGGGCACACAAGGTTTATGCCTGTGCCAGCCATCCGGTTCTTTCCGGTCCCGCCCTGGATCGTATTAACGAGAGCTGCCTGGAGGAAGTGGTTGTGACCAATACCGTTCCCCTGGGGGAGAAGCCTAAGCTCTGCGGTAAGCTGCGGGTGCTTTCTGTCGCGGGCTTGCTGGCTGAGGCCATTCGTCGGATTCATGGTGACGAATCGGTCAGCTCTCTCTTTGTCTGA
- a CDS encoding 3-deoxy-7-phosphoheptulonate synthase: MKRTNNLRIRRTAPIIAPADLKQVFPLSEHGAEFVYQAREQITNILNHKDPRLMVVVGPCSIHDPRAALEYAERLARLNQQLSDQLFLVMRLYFEKPRTTIGWKGLINDPDLNGTHQISKGLGVGRSLLCAITELELPVACEMLDPITPHYLADAISWGAIGARTTESQVHREMASGLSFPVGFKNGTDGNLQIAIDAMNAALHPHNFLGIDNDGRNAIVSTAGNSDVHIVLRGGNHGPNFQAEDIRGTEEMLGKAGLPIRIMVDCSHANSNKDHERQEAVLKDVIEQIGAGNRSICAVMVESNLEPGNQPTCEDFSKLKYGVSITDKCIGWADTERMLRYAHQTLKGYGGRKTE; encoded by the coding sequence ATGAAACGCACCAACAACCTACGCATTCGCCGCACGGCACCGATCATCGCCCCCGCCGACCTGAAACAGGTCTTTCCACTTTCCGAACATGGCGCGGAATTCGTCTACCAGGCCCGGGAGCAGATTACCAACATTCTCAATCACAAAGATCCGCGGCTGATGGTCGTTGTCGGTCCTTGCTCCATCCACGACCCCAGGGCCGCCCTTGAATACGCCGAACGCCTCGCCCGTTTGAACCAGCAACTCTCCGACCAGCTTTTCCTGGTCATGCGCCTCTACTTCGAAAAGCCCCGCACGACCATCGGCTGGAAGGGGCTGATCAACGATCCCGACCTCAACGGCACCCACCAGATCTCCAAGGGACTCGGTGTCGGCCGCAGTCTTCTTTGCGCCATCACCGAACTGGAACTTCCCGTCGCCTGCGAAATGCTCGATCCGATCACCCCCCATTATCTGGCTGATGCCATCAGCTGGGGAGCGATCGGCGCCCGCACCACCGAATCCCAGGTTCATCGGGAAATGGCCAGCGGACTCTCCTTTCCTGTCGGCTTCAAAAACGGCACCGACGGCAATCTGCAGATCGCCATCGACGCCATGAACGCCGCCTTGCACCCCCACAACTTTCTCGGTATCGATAATGACGGCCGCAACGCCATCGTCTCCACCGCCGGGAACAGCGACGTGCATATCGTGTTGCGCGGCGGCAACCATGGTCCTAACTTCCAGGCCGAGGACATTCGTGGCACCGAGGAAATGCTCGGCAAGGCCGGTCTGCCGATTCGGATCATGGTCGACTGCAGCCATGCCAACAGCAACAAGGACCACGAAAGACAGGAAGCTGTCCTCAAGGATGTCATCGAACAGATCGGCGCCGGCAACCGCAGCATTTGCGCCGTCATGGTCGAAAGCAACCTCGAACCGGGCAATCAACCGACCTGCGAGGACTTTTCCAAACTCAAATATGGCGTTTCCATCACCGACAAATGCATCGGCTGGGCAGACACCGAACGGATGCTGCGTTACGCGCACCAGACTCTCAAAGGCTACGGCGGCAGAAAAACCGAATAA
- a CDS encoding MerR family transcriptional regulator — protein MALMKTWYTPEEIEGQFGIGRGRLTQWVEEGLVRVEREGKKICKVNVDDVRLVLQGNTPKS, from the coding sequence ATGGCTTTAATGAAGACCTGGTACACGCCTGAAGAGATCGAGGGGCAGTTCGGCATCGGGCGGGGACGTCTGACGCAGTGGGTGGAAGAAGGCCTGGTCCGGGTCGAACGGGAAGGGAAGAAAATCTGCAAGGTCAACGTCGACGATGTTCGCTTGGTCTTGCAGGGGAATACGCCCAAAAGCTGA
- the ispE gene encoding 4-(cytidine 5'-diphospho)-2-C-methyl-D-erythritol kinase yields the protein MEKVWSAPAKINLCLHVLGKRADGYHELCMLMQRISLYDRIRIVLTREPGVRVFCPRLSLTAGEENIAARAARKILEIARCTDGVEIHIDKEIPIAAGLGGGSSDAATVLVAMNELLDTGLSREELMDLGLQLGADVPFFVFESTAWATGIGEKLEKTSIFQDVWYLLVNPGFSVSTAQVYGKLQLTSARDVARLPRFSGTLEDMIGGLHNDLEQVTLRDYPVVAKIRRRMLDLGAEGALMSGSGPTVFGVFREREVARQAARAFESESGWKVFVVQPI from the coding sequence GTGGAAAAGGTGTGGTCGGCTCCCGCTAAAATCAATCTCTGCTTGCATGTTCTGGGCAAACGTGCGGACGGCTATCACGAACTGTGCATGCTGATGCAGCGGATTTCGCTTTATGACCGGATCCGTATCGTCTTGACTCGCGAACCGGGGGTGCGGGTTTTCTGCCCGCGACTTTCGTTGACCGCCGGCGAAGAGAACATTGCCGCCAGGGCTGCCCGAAAAATCCTGGAGATTGCGAGGTGCACCGACGGAGTCGAAATCCATATCGACAAGGAGATTCCGATAGCGGCGGGTCTCGGCGGAGGCTCCTCTGATGCCGCCACCGTCCTTGTGGCTATGAACGAATTGTTGGACACCGGGCTTTCCAGGGAAGAATTGATGGATCTTGGCCTGCAACTTGGAGCGGATGTCCCCTTTTTTGTTTTCGAGTCGACCGCCTGGGCCACTGGTATCGGGGAGAAGCTGGAGAAAACCTCGATATTTCAGGATGTCTGGTATCTGCTGGTGAACCCGGGTTTCAGTGTTTCAACGGCGCAGGTTTATGGAAAATTACAGTTGACATCCGCTAGGGATGTGGCTAGACTGCCGAGGTTTTCCGGAACGCTGGAAGACATGATCGGCGGATTACACAACGATCTTGAGCAGGTAACCCTGAGAGATTATCCCGTTGTCGCCAAGATTCGGCGGCGGATGCTCGACCTCGGGGCCGAAGGGGCGCTCATGTCGGGTAGCGGTCCTACGGTCTTCGGAGTGTTTCGGGAGCGGGAGGTTGCGCGGCAGGCCGCTCGGGCCTTTGAATCAGAGTCCGGGTGGAAGGTATTTGTCGTACAGCCCATCTGA
- a CDS encoding DivIVA domain-containing protein, producing MSITPIDIQQHRFKTRPLGYEKTGVDHFLELISDELERLTRVNQGLKEELARARVTMEEMRGRESTLKQTLMTAQQMSEDMKNNARREGEILIADAHLRAERIVRDAEDRRIQLVSEVQEIKRQKIAFEAGLRALVESHMRLLDLDVLSLAGREFGELEAGDASEEKPSAGDDKLELEGF from the coding sequence ATGAGCATCACTCCGATCGACATTCAGCAGCATCGCTTCAAAACCCGGCCTTTGGGGTATGAAAAGACCGGTGTCGATCACTTTCTCGAACTCATCTCCGACGAACTGGAGCGGTTGACCCGGGTCAACCAGGGGCTGAAAGAGGAGTTGGCGCGCGCACGGGTAACCATGGAAGAAATGCGCGGGCGTGAATCCACGCTCAAGCAGACCTTGATGACGGCGCAGCAGATGTCTGAGGATATGAAGAACAACGCTCGCCGCGAGGGGGAGATTCTCATCGCCGACGCGCACTTGCGGGCCGAGCGAATCGTGCGTGACGCTGAGGATCGGCGCATTCAGTTGGTGAGTGAAGTTCAGGAGATCAAGCGGCAGAAAATTGCCTTTGAGGCTGGATTGCGCGCTTTGGTGGAGAGTCATATGCGCCTGCTCGATCTGGATGTGCTGTCGCTGGCCGGCCGAGAGTTCGGTGAGTTGGAGGCTGGGGACGCAAGCGAGGAGAAGCCTTCGGCGGGGGACGACAAGCTGGAACTGGAAGGTTTTTGA
- a CDS encoding diguanylate cyclase, with protein METSVLVIDDSPGARHQILDGLKSANLFQVYHEAESVIDGFKVALSEPLDVILCDLDMPGMDGFKFLSMIKTRKELQDIPVILVTGVNDQESKIRGLERGASDYLTKPYDPAELIARVKVQLKIKTLQDSLKKSNQALMELSNTDPLTHLSNRRFLMKTLEKELQRCERSQKPMALIMVDVDHFKPVNDTYGHQQGDVVLQTLADQMKAHLRDYDLAARFGGEEFALVLPETALTEAVQVAERLRIAISELRIPADHNEIRLTISLGVATYPHPKVRTVDNLILEADRALYNAKERGRNRVETIFG; from the coding sequence ATGGAAACTTCGGTATTAGTTATTGACGATTCACCAGGAGCCCGTCACCAGATTCTCGACGGGCTGAAGTCGGCCAATCTCTTCCAGGTTTATCATGAGGCGGAAAGTGTCATCGATGGCTTCAAAGTCGCTCTGAGCGAACCCTTGGACGTCATCCTTTGCGACCTCGACATGCCCGGTATGGATGGTTTCAAATTTCTCAGCATGATCAAGACCCGCAAGGAACTGCAGGATATTCCTGTCATCCTGGTCACCGGCGTCAACGATCAGGAGAGCAAAATCCGCGGGCTGGAACGGGGCGCCAGTGACTACCTCACCAAGCCCTACGACCCCGCCGAACTCATCGCCCGGGTCAAGGTGCAATTGAAAATCAAGACGCTGCAGGACAGCCTGAAAAAAAGCAATCAGGCCTTGATGGAACTGTCCAACACCGACCCCCTGACCCACCTGAGCAATCGGCGTTTCCTGATGAAAACCCTCGAGAAGGAATTGCAGCGCTGCGAGCGTTCGCAGAAACCGATGGCCCTGATCATGGTCGACGTCGACCATTTCAAGCCGGTGAACGACACCTACGGCCACCAGCAGGGTGATGTCGTCCTGCAAACCCTGGCCGATCAGATGAAGGCGCACCTGCGCGATTACGATCTGGCCGCTCGCTTCGGCGGCGAAGAATTCGCCCTGGTTCTGCCCGAAACCGCCCTGACCGAAGCGGTGCAGGTCGCCGAGCGTCTCCGCATCGCCATCAGCGAATTGAGAATCCCGGCGGATCACAATGAAATCCGTCTGACCATCAGCCTCGGCGTGGCGACCTATCCCCACCCCAAGGTGCGCACCGTCGACAACCTGATTCTCGAAGCGGACCGCGCCCTCTACAACGCCAAGGAAAGAGGGCGCAACCGCGTCGAAACCATCTTCGGCTAA
- a CDS encoding YggT family protein, translating to MGIFGELIMVVAQVFNLIATLYIYIVVARAIISWVNPDPYNPIVRFLHSATDPLLDRIRRALPISFGAIDFSPIILLFGVFLLQRIVMIILTRVAYSL from the coding sequence ATGGGAATTTTTGGTGAACTGATTATGGTGGTGGCCCAGGTTTTCAATCTGATTGCAACCCTCTATATCTACATTGTCGTCGCCCGGGCGATTATCTCCTGGGTGAATCCCGATCCTTACAATCCGATCGTGCGTTTTTTGCATAGCGCCACGGATCCCCTTCTCGACCGCATTCGCCGCGCGCTGCCGATCAGTTTCGGTGCGATCGATTTTTCGCCGATTATCCTGCTCTTTGGAGTTTTTCTTTTGCAGCGAATCGTAATGATCATTCTGACACGGGTGGCGTACAGCCTCTAA
- a CDS encoding 50S ribosomal protein L25/general stress protein Ctc — protein MATAELKVTQRDRSGKGVARSLRRQGMIPAVVYGRGLTPATVAVTPKELKTAISTEAGWNTLITLQGETEYAGKVVILKDLQVDPIRRDYMHADFQVIDMTHVVNVMVPVHTLGKSAGEKVGGTLQVIRKELEVSCLPNAIPGAIEVDVTALEIGDVLHIDDLTLPAGVEVPHEVNFTVITCVGHKAEESEGTSTEETEEE, from the coding sequence ATGGCTACTGCAGAACTCAAAGTTACCCAGCGTGATCGATCCGGTAAGGGCGTTGCCCGCTCCCTGCGCCGTCAAGGCATGATCCCCGCCGTTGTTTATGGCCGCGGCCTGACCCCCGCGACGGTCGCGGTGACTCCCAAGGAGTTGAAAACGGCGATCTCCACTGAGGCCGGCTGGAATACCCTGATTACCCTACAAGGGGAGACGGAGTATGCCGGTAAAGTGGTTATCCTCAAGGACCTTCAGGTTGACCCCATCCGTCGCGATTATATGCATGCGGATTTTCAGGTCATCGATATGACGCACGTCGTGAATGTTATGGTTCCGGTGCACACGCTCGGCAAGTCCGCAGGCGAGAAGGTCGGCGGCACCCTTCAGGTCATTCGTAAGGAACTGGAAGTATCCTGCCTCCCTAATGCGATCCCCGGCGCCATCGAAGTGGACGTAACGGCCCTGGAAATCGGCGACGTCCTTCACATCGACGACTTGACCCTGCCGGCGGGTGTGGAGGTTCCCCATGAGGTGAACTTCACCGTAATTACCTGCGTCGGCCATAAGGCCGAAGAGTCCGAAGGGACATCTACCGAAGAGACGGAAGAAGAGTAA
- a CDS encoding cytochrome c3 family protein, whose protein sequence is MKKGLGCKLLVLCGLSLLLFAGNALAQDSTLSSSDCVKCHDKEPADIAAAGAKHQTAVSCQDCHIGHPPQVADNVPECSMCHEGKPHYELPECMGCHNPHRPLEIALTGDMTAPCLSCHDSQKAQLDANPSKHTLLACSFCHADQHGVIPECVKCHEPHSAQQTQADCGICHKAHMPATVTYGAETANAHCAACHQTANQLLMASPYKHKDVACVTCHTEQHKMVPACTDCHGTPHAGGIHEKFPNCGDCHSIAHDLNK, encoded by the coding sequence ATGAAGAAGGGTTTGGGTTGTAAACTACTGGTCCTTTGTGGACTGTCTCTGCTGCTTTTTGCGGGGAATGCGTTGGCGCAGGATTCCACTCTGTCCAGCAGTGACTGCGTTAAGTGTCACGACAAGGAGCCGGCCGATATCGCCGCCGCCGGGGCCAAGCATCAGACGGCCGTTTCCTGTCAGGATTGCCACATCGGTCATCCGCCGCAGGTTGCGGATAATGTTCCTGAGTGCAGTATGTGCCATGAAGGCAAGCCCCATTACGAGCTGCCCGAGTGCATGGGCTGCCATAACCCGCACCGGCCTCTGGAAATCGCTTTGACCGGGGATATGACCGCGCCCTGTCTCTCCTGCCACGATTCCCAAAAGGCGCAGTTGGATGCCAATCCGAGCAAGCATACGCTGCTTGCCTGCAGCTTCTGTCATGCCGACCAGCATGGTGTGATTCCTGAGTGCGTGAAGTGTCATGAACCCCACTCGGCACAGCAGACTCAGGCCGACTGCGGTATCTGCCATAAGGCGCATATGCCGGCGACCGTGACTTATGGCGCGGAAACGGCCAACGCCCACTGCGCCGCCTGCCATCAGACCGCCAATCAACTGCTGATGGCCAGCCCCTACAAACACAAGGATGTTGCCTGTGTGACCTGCCACACCGAACAGCATAAAATGGTGCCTGCGTGTACCGACTGCCACGGTACTCCCCATGCGGGCGGTATCCATGAGAAGTTCCCCAATTGCGGCGATTGCCACAGCATCGCCCATGATCTGAATAAGTAA